Proteins from one Chitinophaga oryzae genomic window:
- a CDS encoding ion transporter, translating into MAKQDRRTLSPFQQRWHNIIFEADTPAGRAFDVALLAMILLSVAVVMLESVVSVQQRFERLFTVLEWVFTILFTLEYLFRIWCSYRPKAYITSFYGLIDLLCILPTYVEFLFGGAHFLLTIRILRLMRIFRIFKLVPFLNESRQLALALEHSRRKIAVFLFFILLLTVVLGSLMYVIESGHNSGFTSIPVSVYWAVVTLTTVGYGDIAPITPMGQAFSALIMIMGYAIIAVPTGIVTVEMSRLRDKNEVDQRICPHCMREGHDANADYCKFCGTKL; encoded by the coding sequence ATGGCAAAACAAGACAGGAGAACACTCTCCCCTTTTCAGCAGCGCTGGCATAACATCATCTTTGAAGCGGACACGCCTGCCGGCCGGGCGTTTGACGTAGCGCTGCTGGCGATGATCCTGCTGAGCGTAGCCGTGGTGATGCTGGAAAGTGTGGTCAGCGTACAACAACGGTTCGAACGGCTGTTTACGGTGCTGGAATGGGTGTTCACTATTCTCTTCACCCTGGAATACCTGTTCAGGATATGGTGCAGCTACCGCCCCAAAGCCTATATCACCAGCTTTTACGGGCTGATAGACCTGCTTTGTATTTTGCCTACTTACGTGGAGTTTCTTTTCGGCGGCGCCCATTTCCTGCTCACCATCCGGATATTGCGGCTGATGCGGATCTTCCGGATCTTCAAGCTGGTACCTTTCCTCAATGAAAGCAGGCAGCTGGCGCTGGCGCTGGAACACAGCCGCCGCAAGATTGCCGTCTTCCTTTTCTTCATCCTCCTGCTGACAGTCGTACTCGGCTCCCTGATGTATGTCATTGAATCGGGGCATAACTCGGGTTTCACCAGTATCCCCGTCAGCGTTTACTGGGCAGTGGTGACCCTCACTACGGTGGGTTATGGCGATATAGCGCCCATTACCCCTATGGGGCAGGCATTTTCGGCCCTGATCATGATCATGGGCTATGCAATCATTGCGGTACCTACGGGAATTGTAACGGTGGAAATGAGCCGGCTGCGGGATAAGAATGAGGTGGACCAACGCATATGTCCGCACTGCATGCGTGAAGGCCACGATGCGAATGCGGACTACTGTAAA
- a CDS encoding GNAT family N-acetyltransferase, whose product MNSLHNPTTETLMQLHADVLFTYNAAGRMLQANEPWADRGPAPRFFLGLPVTGTPVRRYRDDVPEALVQALEAVVVPEAAAEVPNGAPPQVMQYRQLLQSARWEAGPSFLVPETLIATAPAIHLTTEQIAMIGPEFPWLAQELDIVQPCAAVVQNGQVVSVCRSVRITATAHEAGIDTLAPFRGKGYAAAALALWAARVRDMGALPLYSTSWNNYASRSLARKAGLICYGSTLSVS is encoded by the coding sequence ATGAATTCCCTGCATAACCCGACAACGGAAACGCTGATGCAGCTACATGCCGATGTGCTGTTCACCTATAACGCCGCCGGCCGGATGTTACAGGCCAATGAGCCCTGGGCCGACCGTGGGCCTGCTCCCCGGTTCTTTTTGGGTCTTCCTGTAACCGGCACGCCTGTCCGCAGATACCGGGACGATGTGCCGGAAGCGCTGGTACAGGCCCTGGAAGCTGTGGTAGTCCCGGAAGCAGCTGCGGAAGTCCCTAACGGCGCGCCGCCACAGGTTATGCAGTACCGGCAGTTACTGCAAAGTGCCCGGTGGGAAGCCGGACCTTCTTTTCTTGTCCCCGAAACACTCATCGCTACCGCACCTGCCATTCACCTGACAACGGAACAGATAGCGATGATAGGCCCTGAATTTCCGTGGCTGGCGCAGGAACTGGATATTGTCCAACCCTGTGCCGCCGTCGTGCAAAACGGACAGGTAGTCTCCGTATGCCGCAGCGTGCGTATTACCGCAACCGCTCACGAAGCCGGCATCGACACGCTGGCGCCTTTCCGGGGTAAAGGCTACGCTGCCGCTGCACTGGCCCTTTGGGCTGCCAGGGTACGTGATATGGGAGCGCTACCACTCTATAGCACTTCATGGAACAACTATGCCTCACGCAGCCTGGCCCGTAAAGCCGGCCTTATTTGTTACGGCAGCACCCTGTCCGTCAGCTGA
- a CDS encoding carboxymuconolactone decarboxylase family protein, translating to MEARISFEDVNKGFMDGLFKTGAYLRQGVDAKLHELINTRMSQINGCAYCLDMHYKDAVHHGEDPQRLYSLPAWRECPYYTEAERAALAFAEALNANHMNEKIYNDLAQHFSKSQIADIALSVAMIGTWNKLNIAFHTVPGGYTVGQHG from the coding sequence ATGGAAGCAAGAATTTCTTTCGAAGACGTAAATAAAGGATTTATGGACGGGCTGTTTAAAACCGGCGCCTATCTCCGTCAGGGAGTTGACGCGAAGTTGCACGAACTGATCAATACCCGCATGTCCCAGATCAACGGCTGTGCTTATTGCCTGGACATGCATTATAAAGATGCCGTTCATCACGGAGAAGACCCACAAAGGCTGTATTCTCTGCCGGCATGGCGCGAATGCCCTTATTATACTGAGGCAGAAAGAGCGGCATTAGCTTTTGCAGAAGCACTGAATGCCAATCATATGAATGAGAAGATTTATAACGACCTGGCGCAGCATTTCAGCAAATCACAGATTGCCGATATCGCGCTGTCAGTAGCCATGATCGGCACGTGGAACAAACTGAACATCGCTTTCCACACGGTACCGGGCGGTTACACCGTGGGCCAGCATGGTTGA
- a CDS encoding helix-turn-helix domain-containing protein yields the protein MKAVHADTRELLFSVTEAPSAAFSQPLQLAEYVVMFIPAGKGVYHADFTTFAFSGPVLLFATPFQLLRLETKAEVPLSLLRFHGDFYCIEHHRAEVACNGLLFNNIYQQPFVQLAPGEAADFSQLIAQLQTEFKQPEPSGIVLKAYLQLLLAKSSAIKLKTLAAGEDGPPADEQMEQFRQLLDQHYLTLHKPADYAELLAVSPNHFTKKCNRYFGKSPSRLIQDRLVLEAKKQLHLTRKSVKEIAYALRFDDEFYFSRFFKKHTGVSPQTFRRRTGISIVADLSMQ from the coding sequence ATGAAAGCGGTACATGCAGATACAAGGGAGTTGCTTTTCAGCGTAACGGAAGCGCCGTCGGCTGCTTTTTCGCAACCGTTGCAGTTGGCGGAGTATGTAGTAATGTTTATTCCCGCAGGAAAAGGGGTATATCATGCGGACTTTACCACCTTTGCCTTCAGTGGGCCTGTGCTGTTGTTTGCTACACCGTTCCAGTTGTTGCGCCTCGAGACTAAAGCCGAAGTGCCTTTATCATTGCTGCGCTTTCACGGCGATTTTTATTGCATAGAGCATCACCGTGCGGAAGTAGCCTGTAACGGACTGCTGTTTAACAACATTTATCAGCAGCCCTTCGTACAGCTTGCGCCAGGAGAAGCGGCTGACTTCTCGCAGCTGATAGCCCAGTTACAGACGGAATTTAAACAACCGGAGCCTTCAGGTATTGTCCTCAAAGCCTACCTGCAGTTACTACTGGCCAAATCCAGCGCTATCAAGCTGAAAACACTGGCAGCCGGCGAGGATGGCCCGCCGGCGGATGAGCAGATGGAGCAGTTCCGGCAATTGCTGGACCAGCACTATCTTACCTTACATAAACCGGCAGATTATGCTGAACTGCTGGCTGTATCTCCTAACCACTTCACTAAAAAATGTAACCGCTATTTCGGGAAATCACCTTCCCGCCTGATCCAGGACCGGTTGGTGCTGGAAGCTAAAAAACAATTGCACCTCACCCGTAAAAGCGTCAAGGAAATCGCCTATGCGCTGCGGTTTGACGATGAGTTTTATTTCAGCCGCTTCTTTAAAAAACATACCGGCGTATCGCCTCAGACTTTCCGTCGCCGGACGGGCATTTCCATTGTGGCAGATTTGTCCATGCAATAG
- a CDS encoding DUF417 family protein produces the protein MDKMLLAIARLDQAGKKIVRWGIVIVFIWIGALKFVTYEADGIVPFVANSPFMSFFYSTPGDYRNHMNKEGELIEANHTWHENNNTYGFSYGLGIFLIFLGVLLAIYRVSPLAGIIGSALVFIMSLGTLSFLITTPETWVPHLTDHHWGFPYLSGRGRMVLKDAVIMGGALITMSESAGIYLKRKGLR, from the coding sequence ATGGACAAAATGTTGCTTGCCATCGCCCGTCTCGATCAGGCGGGGAAAAAAATAGTACGCTGGGGTATTGTGATCGTCTTTATCTGGATAGGCGCCTTAAAATTTGTGACCTATGAAGCGGATGGTATCGTTCCTTTTGTAGCCAACAGCCCTTTTATGTCTTTCTTTTACAGCACGCCCGGTGACTACAGGAACCATATGAACAAGGAAGGCGAACTGATTGAAGCCAATCATACCTGGCATGAAAACAACAACACTTATGGATTTTCGTACGGCCTCGGGATCTTCCTGATCTTCCTGGGCGTTCTGCTGGCCATATACCGCGTATCGCCGCTGGCCGGTATTATTGGCAGCGCGCTGGTATTCATCATGTCGTTGGGCACGTTATCATTTTTGATCACCACGCCGGAAACATGGGTGCCACATCTCACCGACCATCACTGGGGATTCCCCTACCTGTCCGGCCGCGGCAGAATGGTGCTGAAAGATGCGGTGATCATGGGAGGCGCGTTGATCACCATGAGCGAATCTGCGGGCATTTACCTGAAGCGTAAAGGCTTACGGTAG